CCCCCCGCCCCCGACGAAAAACCGGCCCGGACGACGGGCCTTTCCTTGACATCCGCGCCCGCCCTTTTCTATACTTGTGGTCCGCGCGCCGGGAAGGCCGGCGATTCAACGGGCCCCAGGAGAGTACTAAAGAAATGGGCACCTTTCAGAAAAAGCTGGCCGACGTGGAGCGCGTCTGGCACCTGGTGGACGCCGCCGACATACCCCTGGGTCGCGTCGCGACACGGGTGGCCGGACTGCTGCGCGGCAAGCATAAAACCTACTGGGCGCCGCACCTCGACGCCGGCGATTTCGTCGTCGTGGTCAACGCCGCACAGGTGAAGCTCACCGGCCGAAAGCTGGAGCAGAAGTTCCACCGCCACCACTCGGGCTACCCCGGCGGGCTGAAGTCCACCCCCTACGCCGTGATTATGGAGCACCACCCCGACCTCGTCGTCCACTGGGCCGTGGCGGGGATGGTGCCCAAGAACCACCTCGGACGGCAAATGCTGAAACGCCTGCGGGTCTACGCGGGACCCGAGCACAGGCATCAGGCTCAAAAACCCGCGGCCTGCACCCTCGAGGGTTAAGGAACGCCATGGTCGAAAAGAGCTCCATCTGGGCCACCGGACGCCGTAAAACCGCCATCGCCCGGGTGCGCATCGTCACCGGCGAGGGCAAGATCCTGGTCAACCGGCGCGATATGGTGGAATACTTCCCCCGGGAGGCGTGGCGCAAGAGGGTCCGGCAGTCCCTCGATACGGCCAACGCCGCCGACCGCTTCGACGTGCACGCCACCCTCACCGGCGGCGGCCTCACCGGCCAGGCGGAGGCCCTGAGCCTGGGCATCGCGCGGGCCCTCGAGAAGTACGACTCCGAGCTCCGGCACCCCCTGAAGGCGGCCGGGCTCCTCCGTCGCGACGCCCGGATAAAGGAGCGCAAGAAGTACGGCCAGCGCGGCGCCCGCGCACGCTACCAGTTCTCCAAGCGTTAAGCCGCGTCCACCCGGACGCTAAACCGGCCCCCGAAGGGCCAATACGCACGCCCCCAACACACTCGTTGCCCCGGAAACTTCGGTTTCCCACCGGGGAGCGCACGCGGAGATAACTTAACGAATCTCCGCCGACGTGCCCCGCGAGCCCGCCCCCCCGAGACCGGGGGGGATGGGGGGGTTGAGGGGGCGGAGGATGAAACGAGGAACCATGCCCGAATTCTCCATGCGAGCCATGCTGGAGGCCGGCATCCACTTCGGCCACCAGACCCGCCGTTGGAACCCCAAGATGAAGCCCTACATCTACGGGGAACGCAACGGCATCTATATAATTGACCTGCAAAAGTCGGTGCAGCTCCTGCGAAAGGCGTGCGACTTCATCACCCAGACCGTGGCGCGCGGCGGGAAGCTCATCTTCGTCGGCACCAAGCGCCAGGCCCAGTCCATAGTCGCCCAGGAGGCCGAGCGCGCCGGCATGTTCTACGTCACCAAGCGCTGGCTCGGCGGAACACTGACCAACTTCCAGACCATCAAGGGCAGCCTGGACCGCCTGGACAAGCTGGAGCATCTGCTCGGCTCCGAGAGCTTCGAGGGCCTCTCGAAGAAGGAGCGCACCATGCTCAGCAAGAAGCACCAGAAGCTCTCCTCGCTCCTGGTGGGCATCCGGAAGATGAAGACCCCGCCCCAGGGGCTCTTCGTGGTGGACCCCAAGCGGGAGCACATCGCCGTCAAGGAGGCCAACACCCTGGGGATTCCCATCGTGGCCATCGCCGACACCAACGCCGACCCCGACGAGCTGACCTACCTCATCCCCGGCAATGACGACGCCATCCGGGGTATCCAGCTCATCAGCCGGGCCATCGCCGATGCCGTCATCGAGGGCGCCGCCGCCGCCACCGGCGGCCAGATCGTCGGTGAGACGTTCGTCGCCTGACCCTTGACGATAAACCGCTCGTGAATCCGAGGTGAGAATGGCAGAGATTTCCGCCCAAGAGGTCATGGCGCTGCGGAAGAAAACCGGCGCCGGCATCGTGGACTGCAAGAAGGCCCTCCTGGAATCCTGCGGCGACACGGCGAAGGCGGTCGAGTTCCTGCGGGTCAAGGGCCTGGCCTCCGCCGACAAGAAGTCGGGCCGCTGCGCCGACGAGGGGCTCATCCACACCTACGTCCACGCCGGCGGCAAGCTGGGCGTCATGCTCGAGCTGCGCTGCGAGTCGGACTTCGTGGCCCGCACCGAGGATTTCAAGACCCTGGCCAAAGACCTCTGCATGCAAGTGGCCGCCATGGCGCCCCTGGCCGTGAACGCCGACGGTTTTTCCCCGGAGGTGCTGGAGGCCGAGCGCCGCGTGTACGCCGAGCAGGCCGCCCAGTCCGGCAAACCGCCTCAGATTATCGAGAAAATGGTCGAGGGCAAGATACAGAAATTCCTGAAAGAAAACGCCCTCGTGAACCAGACCTTCGTGAAGAACCAGCCGGAAGAGAAAGACCGGACGGTGGAGGAGTACATCAAGCAGCACGTGGCCAGGCTGGGCGAGAACATCCAGGTGGCGCGCTTCGTCCGCTTCAAGCTGGGCGAGGAGTCCTAGGCTTGAATCCCGAGCGGTGATGGTGAATCCGCGGGGTGAAGTGGCTACTGGACGGGAAGAAATTGAAGTCCCGGGCTTGAAACCCGAGCGGGTGACGTGACAGTCAAACGGGACGCGACTGGAGTCCGAGGCTTGAATCCCAAGCGGGTTATAGTGAAGCTCTCCGGCGAGCGGCTGGGAGGCCGCGGACCGGGGGGCTTTTCACCCCTGGAGGCGGACGCG
This bacterium DNA region includes the following protein-coding sequences:
- the rplM gene encoding 50S ribosomal protein L13, translating into MGTFQKKLADVERVWHLVDAADIPLGRVATRVAGLLRGKHKTYWAPHLDAGDFVVVVNAAQVKLTGRKLEQKFHRHHSGYPGGLKSTPYAVIMEHHPDLVVHWAVAGMVPKNHLGRQMLKRLRVYAGPEHRHQAQKPAACTLEG
- the rpsI gene encoding 30S ribosomal protein S9 gives rise to the protein MVEKSSIWATGRRKTAIARVRIVTGEGKILVNRRDMVEYFPREAWRKRVRQSLDTANAADRFDVHATLTGGGLTGQAEALSLGIARALEKYDSELRHPLKAAGLLRRDARIKERKKYGQRGARARYQFSKR
- the rpsB gene encoding 30S ribosomal protein S2, encoding MKRGTMPEFSMRAMLEAGIHFGHQTRRWNPKMKPYIYGERNGIYIIDLQKSVQLLRKACDFITQTVARGGKLIFVGTKRQAQSIVAQEAERAGMFYVTKRWLGGTLTNFQTIKGSLDRLDKLEHLLGSESFEGLSKKERTMLSKKHQKLSSLLVGIRKMKTPPQGLFVVDPKREHIAVKEANTLGIPIVAIADTNADPDELTYLIPGNDDAIRGIQLISRAIADAVIEGAAAATGGQIVGETFVA
- a CDS encoding translation elongation factor Ts, with the protein product MAEISAQEVMALRKKTGAGIVDCKKALLESCGDTAKAVEFLRVKGLASADKKSGRCADEGLIHTYVHAGGKLGVMLELRCESDFVARTEDFKTLAKDLCMQVAAMAPLAVNADGFSPEVLEAERRVYAEQAAQSGKPPQIIEKMVEGKIQKFLKENALVNQTFVKNQPEEKDRTVEEYIKQHVARLGENIQVARFVRFKLGEES